One genomic window of Blastopirellula retiformator includes the following:
- a CDS encoding DUF1549 and DUF1553 domain-containing protein gives MKSRILFSMLLLVTLAPFARAENTIPPGKQLIKVEAWPARIELDSPFAYAQVLVTGTLDSGEIVDLTRVAQRQDESTEFTFTPAGLVSPSADGESQLVLKYGKHSVNVPVVVRNQEAKIAADYIRDVNPAMSKMGCNQGTCHGSKDGKNGFKLSLRGYDPIYDHRALVDDVAGRRFNRAAPDQSLMLLKTSGAVPHVGGQLTKPGDRRYEILRNWIAGGVQLDLDSPKVASIEILPKNPVIPLPKMKQQFVILATYADGTVKDVTADAFIESGNIEVAVADAYGVLSLLRRGEAAVLARFDGAYAATTVTVMGDRSGFEWTSPPTESYVDQLVYDKLQRVKVLPSPLCSDEEFIRRVSLDLTGLPPTAEAVIEFLADKAPTQAKREALVDRLIGSAPFIEYWTNKWADLLQVNEKFLGEPGVHAFRDWIKASIAQNKPYDQFVHEILTASGSNIDNPPSAYYKILRDPEGAMENTTQLFLAVRFNCNKCHDHPFERWTQSQYYHLSAFFAQVGRKEDKQYAGQKIGGTAVEGATPLAEVIYDTGSGEVKHLLTGDVASPEFPYQDDLVEDAASRRAELADWMTSPRNQYFAKSYVNRLWGYLFGVGIIEPIDDIRAGNPAVNPQLLDRLTQEFIDSDFDMQAILRRICTSRVYQHSVETNRWNEDDAINYSHALPRRLPAEVLYDAIHAATGSMPKLPGVPAGFRATQLTDVSARIPFLDDFGRPPRESSCECERSGGVMLGPVMKLINGPTIADAIADPNSELTKLVASTPDDAQLVEELFLRFFARKPTTAERDLAIQTLHESIGDYEAAQEQLAAYDAQLMAGMADWEAGVARTPEWTPLDATGMKSTVGAQFESREDQSIFVSGKLAKGEYELVFPTDLTGITGVRIEALADSNLPSGGPGRAPNGNFVLSELTLSATSSTDAAQSVEVQLSGGEADFSQQGWDVRGAIDGNPGSGWAVSPKFNQNHVAIYETADDAGFAEGTNLTVRMNFQYPDSNHLLGKFRVSVTTSPRPLHLKSSLPEEIQQILAVPSADRSEEQTNRLSEHYRSRDVRLKQLQDKVAKLAELEKNQRLTGVQDLAWALINSPAFLFNR, from the coding sequence ATGAAATCGCGCATCCTCTTCAGCATGCTATTGCTGGTCACGCTCGCGCCGTTCGCTCGCGCCGAGAACACGATTCCACCCGGCAAGCAACTCATCAAGGTCGAAGCCTGGCCCGCGCGGATCGAACTCGATTCGCCCTTCGCCTACGCCCAGGTGCTGGTGACCGGCACGCTCGACTCGGGCGAGATCGTCGATCTGACGCGGGTCGCCCAACGGCAGGATGAGTCGACGGAGTTCACGTTCACGCCGGCCGGGCTCGTTTCGCCGTCCGCCGACGGCGAGTCGCAACTGGTGCTGAAATATGGGAAGCACAGCGTCAATGTTCCCGTCGTCGTCCGCAACCAGGAAGCAAAGATCGCCGCCGACTACATCCGCGACGTGAACCCGGCGATGTCGAAGATGGGCTGCAACCAAGGAACCTGTCACGGGTCGAAAGATGGTAAGAATGGCTTCAAGCTCTCCTTGCGCGGTTACGACCCGATCTACGATCACCGGGCGCTCGTCGATGATGTCGCCGGCCGACGCTTCAATCGCGCGGCGCCTGATCAAAGCTTGATGCTGCTAAAGACCAGCGGCGCCGTGCCGCATGTCGGCGGCCAACTGACCAAGCCGGGCGATCGTCGCTACGAGATCCTTCGCAACTGGATCGCCGGCGGCGTGCAGTTGGATCTCGATTCGCCCAAGGTCGCCTCGATCGAGATACTGCCGAAGAACCCGGTGATTCCGCTGCCGAAGATGAAGCAGCAGTTCGTCATTCTCGCTACTTATGCCGACGGTACGGTCAAAGACGTCACCGCCGATGCGTTTATCGAAAGCGGCAATATCGAAGTCGCAGTCGCCGACGCGTATGGCGTGTTGTCGCTGTTGCGGCGAGGCGAAGCGGCGGTGCTGGCCCGCTTCGATGGCGCCTATGCCGCAACCACCGTCACGGTGATGGGGGATCGATCGGGCTTCGAGTGGACCAGTCCGCCAACCGAAAGCTATGTCGACCAGCTGGTCTACGACAAACTGCAGCGGGTGAAAGTGCTGCCGAGCCCGCTCTGCAGCGACGAAGAGTTCATCCGCCGTGTTTCGCTCGACCTGACCGGGTTGCCGCCGACCGCCGAGGCGGTGATAGAGTTCTTGGCCGACAAAGCGCCAACGCAAGCGAAACGAGAAGCGCTCGTCGATCGCTTGATCGGCAGCGCCCCATTTATCGAATATTGGACCAACAAGTGGGCTGACCTGTTGCAGGTCAACGAGAAGTTTCTCGGCGAGCCTGGCGTCCACGCGTTTCGCGATTGGATCAAAGCGTCGATCGCCCAGAACAAGCCGTACGATCAGTTCGTGCATGAAATCCTGACCGCTTCGGGCTCGAACATCGACAACCCGCCCAGCGCCTACTACAAGATCCTCCGCGATCCGGAAGGGGCGATGGAAAACACGACGCAGCTGTTTCTGGCGGTTCGCTTCAACTGCAACAAGTGCCATGACCATCCGTTCGAGCGGTGGACGCAGAGCCAGTACTATCACCTTTCGGCCTTCTTCGCTCAGGTTGGCCGCAAAGAAGATAAACAGTACGCGGGTCAAAAAATCGGCGGAACCGCGGTCGAAGGGGCGACGCCGCTGGCCGAAGTGATTTACGACACCGGATCGGGCGAGGTGAAACATCTGCTGACCGGCGACGTGGCTTCGCCCGAGTTCCCCTACCAAGACGACCTGGTTGAGGACGCCGCCAGCCGCCGCGCCGAGTTGGCCGACTGGATGACTTCGCCACGGAACCAATACTTCGCCAAGAGCTACGTCAATCGGCTGTGGGGTTATCTGTTTGGCGTCGGCATCATCGAACCGATCGATGACATCCGCGCCGGCAACCCGGCCGTCAATCCGCAGTTGCTGGATCGGCTGACGCAGGAATTCATCGACTCCGATTTCGACATGCAGGCGATCTTGCGTCGCATCTGCACGTCGCGGGTTTATCAACATTCGGTCGAAACGAATCGCTGGAACGAAGATGACGCGATCAACTACTCGCATGCCCTGCCCCGCCGGTTGCCGGCGGAAGTGCTGTACGACGCAATCCATGCCGCGACCGGCAGCATGCCCAAACTGCCTGGCGTTCCGGCCGGCTTCCGGGCGACGCAGTTGACCGACGTCTCGGCCCGCATTCCGTTTCTGGACGACTTCGGTCGTCCGCCGCGGGAAAGCTCGTGTGAATGCGAACGCTCGGGCGGCGTGATGCTGGGCCCAGTCATGAAGCTGATCAACGGCCCCACCATCGCCGATGCGATCGCCGACCCCAACAGCGAACTGACCAAGCTGGTCGCATCGACGCCCGATGACGCGCAGCTGGTCGAAGAGCTTTTCCTACGGTTCTTTGCCCGAAAGCCAACAACCGCCGAACGCGATCTGGCGATCCAGACGCTGCACGAATCCATTGGCGATTACGAAGCGGCCCAAGAACAATTGGCCGCGTACGACGCCCAGCTGATGGCCGGCATGGCCGACTGGGAAGCCGGCGTAGCCCGTACGCCCGAGTGGACGCCACTGGATGCAACCGGCATGAAGTCAACCGTCGGCGCCCAGTTCGAGTCGCGGGAGGACCAGTCGATCTTCGTCAGCGGCAAGCTCGCAAAAGGTGAATACGAACTGGTCTTTCCAACCGATCTGACCGGCATCACCGGCGTGCGGATCGAGGCGTTAGCCGACTCGAACCTGCCCAGCGGCGGACCTGGTCGGGCCCCCAACGGCAACTTCGTCCTGAGCGAGCTTACCCTCTCGGCGACCAGCAGCACTGACGCCGCCCAGTCGGTCGAAGTGCAGCTTAGCGGCGGCGAGGCCGACTTCTCACAGCAAGGTTGGGATGTCCGCGGGGCGATCGACGGCAATCCCGGCAGCGGTTGGGCGGTCAGCCCGAAGTTCAACCAGAATCACGTCGCCATCTATGAAACGGCCGATGACGCCGGCTTTGCTGAGGGGACCAACCTGACGGTTCGGATGAATTTCCAGTACCCCGATAGCAATCACTTGCTCGGCAAGTTCCGCGTGTCGGTCACCACCAGCCCGCGTCCGCTGCATCTAAAGAGCAGCTTGCCGGAAGAGATTCAGCAGATCTTGGCCGTCCCTAGCGCCGATCGCAGCGAAGAGCAGACGAATCGCCTATCCGAACACTATCGGTCACGCGACGTTCGGCTGAAACAACTGCAAGACAAGGTTGCCAAACTGGCCGAACTTGAGAAGAATCAACGTTTGACCGGCGTACAAGACCTGGCTTGGGCGCTGATCAATAGTCCAGCATTTTTGTTCAACCGCTAG
- a CDS encoding HD domain-containing protein, whose product MNPYSSESLCSDPIHGYIPFVVDGEPGEVTERHIIDSAWVQRMRQIHQLQTAWWVYPTAEHTRFQHVLGVMHLASRAVKHLYLSLKESCPEAPSRGYVETLLRMAGLLHDVGHGPFGHFFDSHFLSQYGLTHEKLGAQIIEEKLAGMLSQLRRNPNSELAHDEQLDPGQIAWLIQRPREEEEAAYPQWLIHLRSLLSGIYTIDNMDFVLRDAYMTGYSSRSYDLDRLLHYSFFTPQGLTIHHRGMGALIRFMNVRAELFHNVYFHREVMAIDKMLEDLFRDSRDHFFPGDPSTDLDRYRQLTEFSLLVDVARWSQSDSGELRALGQRWDQLLARDIQWKFVCERSIGFNDATTEQSNILRSDRMAEVAIREGLPAELKEMPLKVAVSRYIFRHETAGAQKNFLYDAAHNQVRPLTSDQIFRSLPISRKICRIYAENTDHAPQLSSALDALFGGTRIDDLTNM is encoded by the coding sequence ATGAATCCCTATTCCAGCGAAAGCCTCTGTAGCGACCCCATCCATGGCTATATCCCCTTCGTCGTCGATGGCGAACCGGGGGAGGTGACCGAACGCCATATTATTGACTCTGCCTGGGTGCAACGAATGCGGCAGATTCACCAGCTGCAAACGGCCTGGTGGGTCTATCCAACGGCGGAACATACCCGGTTTCAGCATGTTTTGGGGGTAATGCACCTCGCGAGCCGAGCCGTCAAGCATCTCTATCTCAGTCTGAAAGAGTCGTGTCCTGAAGCGCCCAGCCGCGGGTATGTCGAAACGCTGCTGCGGATGGCGGGCCTGCTTCACGATGTCGGGCACGGTCCCTTTGGCCATTTTTTCGACAGTCATTTTTTGTCGCAATATGGTCTGACGCACGAGAAACTTGGCGCCCAAATAATTGAAGAAAAGTTAGCTGGCATGCTGTCACAGCTGCGGCGGAACCCCAATAGCGAGCTTGCGCACGATGAGCAGCTTGACCCGGGGCAGATCGCCTGGCTGATTCAGCGTCCGCGGGAAGAAGAGGAAGCCGCCTATCCGCAGTGGCTGATTCACCTGCGCAGTCTGCTGAGCGGCATCTACACGATCGACAACATGGACTTCGTGCTCCGCGACGCCTACATGACCGGCTACAGCAGCCGTTCGTACGATCTGGATCGGCTGCTCCACTACAGCTTTTTCACGCCCCAGGGACTGACGATCCATCATCGCGGCATGGGGGCGTTGATCCGGTTTATGAACGTCCGGGCCGAACTGTTCCACAACGTCTACTTCCATCGCGAGGTGATGGCGATCGACAAGATGCTGGAAGATTTGTTCCGCGACAGCCGCGACCATTTCTTCCCCGGCGATCCGTCGACCGATCTGGATCGCTATCGCCAGCTGACCGAGTTCTCGCTGCTGGTCGATGTGGCCCGCTGGAGCCAAAGCGACAGCGGCGAACTGCGGGCTCTGGGACAGCGGTGGGACCAACTGCTGGCGCGCGACATCCAGTGGAAGTTCGTCTGCGAGCGGTCGATTGGGTTCAATGACGCGACCACCGAGCAGTCGAATATCTTGCGTTCGGACCGCATGGCCGAAGTGGCGATCCGCGAGGGGTTGCCGGCGGAGCTGAAAGAGATGCCGCTGAAGGTGGCGGTCAGCCGGTATATCTTCCGGCACGAAACGGCCGGCGCCCAAAAGAACTTTCTGTACGACGCCGCACACAACCAGGTGCGCCCGCTGACCAGTGATCAAATTTTTCGCAGCCTGCCGATCAGTCGCAAGATTTGCCGGATCTACGCGGAAAATACGGACCACGCGCCGCAATTATCGTCCGCATTGGACGCCCTGTTTGGCGGGACGCGGATCGACGACCTGACCAACATGTGA
- the pepF gene encoding oligoendopeptidase F: MAAKKKTAKKSAKTKSKSLPQRADVAPADTWDLASLYESPEAWEKDFAKLAKKEAGFDKFKGTLAENGASLAACLKFDLAVDRLAERLGTYAFLKTTENQADDEAQRRIARYQAVASKLGQAASYISPEIQAIPAKRLGELLKEKAMKPYRLMVERMTRYKKYTLSKKEERLLAMQSEMSSAASQAFRQLLDADMKFGALKNENGEEVELANSNFIEFLVSPDRKVRKAAFHQYYAQFKGHENTLAATLSGSIQRDVYYAKVRGYDSAIHQALYADDVPQSVYDNLIESVHNHLPALHRYYDLRRRKMKLRDIHHYDTYVPILSEIKTRHSWDEAVEAIMDALIPLGTEYCDVLRNGLTAARWSDRYPNAGKQSGAFSCGTFDGAPYILMNYKPDVLDDVFTLAHEAGHSMHSYYSSGNQPYQYYNYTIFVAEVASTFNEQLLSQYLQENASDDKQRAYLINRDIDAIRGTIIRQTMFAEFEKITHAMCEAGEPLTVRTFQEAYHGLLSKYFGPDFVIDDELPLECFRIPHFYRAFYVYKYATGLSAAIALSKRVLNGGPSELNDYLNFLKGGCSKYPLDLLRDAGVDMEQPEAVETALTHFEGLVDELEGLL, from the coding sequence ATGGCCGCCAAGAAGAAAACTGCGAAGAAGTCCGCGAAAACCAAGTCGAAATCGCTTCCCCAACGCGCCGACGTCGCCCCGGCGGATACCTGGGATTTGGCGAGCCTGTATGAGTCGCCGGAGGCGTGGGAAAAAGACTTCGCCAAGTTGGCCAAAAAAGAAGCGGGCTTTGACAAATTCAAAGGGACGTTGGCTGAAAACGGCGCCTCGCTGGCCGCTTGTCTCAAATTCGACCTGGCGGTCGATCGCCTCGCCGAACGACTTGGCACCTACGCCTTTTTGAAGACGACCGAGAACCAGGCCGACGATGAAGCGCAGCGCCGCATCGCCCGCTATCAGGCGGTCGCCAGCAAATTGGGTCAGGCCGCTAGTTACATTTCGCCCGAGATCCAGGCGATTCCGGCCAAACGTCTGGGCGAGCTGTTGAAAGAGAAAGCGATGAAGCCGTATCGACTGATGGTCGAGCGGATGACGCGCTACAAAAAATATACGCTTAGCAAGAAAGAAGAACGCCTGTTGGCGATGCAAAGCGAAATGTCGTCGGCCGCCAGCCAGGCGTTTCGTCAGTTGCTTGACGCCGACATGAAGTTCGGCGCGCTGAAGAATGAAAATGGCGAAGAAGTCGAATTGGCGAACTCGAACTTTATCGAGTTTCTCGTTTCGCCTGACCGCAAAGTTCGCAAGGCGGCGTTCCATCAATACTACGCCCAGTTCAAGGGGCACGAGAACACCCTGGCCGCCACGCTATCGGGCTCGATCCAGCGTGACGTCTATTACGCCAAGGTTCGCGGTTACGACAGCGCCATTCATCAGGCCCTGTATGCCGACGACGTGCCGCAATCGGTTTACGACAACCTGATCGAATCGGTCCACAACCATCTGCCGGCCCTGCATCGCTACTACGATCTGCGTCGCCGCAAGATGAAGCTGCGTGATATTCATCACTACGACACCTATGTGCCGATCTTGAGCGAAATCAAGACGCGGCACTCGTGGGACGAAGCGGTCGAAGCGATCATGGACGCGTTGATTCCGCTGGGTACCGAGTATTGCGATGTGCTGAGAAATGGCTTGACGGCCGCCCGCTGGAGCGACCGTTATCCGAACGCCGGCAAGCAGAGCGGCGCCTTCAGCTGCGGCACGTTCGACGGCGCCCCGTACATCTTGATGAACTACAAGCCCGACGTGCTGGACGACGTCTTTACGCTCGCCCACGAAGCGGGTCACTCGATGCACAGCTACTACTCGTCCGGCAACCAGCCGTATCAGTATTACAACTACACAATCTTCGTCGCCGAGGTCGCCAGTACGTTCAACGAGCAGCTGCTGAGCCAGTACCTGCAAGAGAATGCGAGCGACGACAAGCAGCGAGCCTACCTGATCAACCGCGACATCGACGCGATCCGCGGCACGATCATCCGGCAGACGATGTTCGCCGAGTTTGAGAAGATCACCCACGCCATGTGCGAGGCGGGCGAACCGCTCACGGTGCGAACCTTCCAAGAGGCGTATCATGGACTGCTGTCGAAGTACTTCGGTCCCGACTTTGTAATCGACGACGAACTGCCGCTCGAATGCTTCCGCATTCCGCACTTCTACCGGGCGTTCTACGTTTACAAATACGCGACCGGGCTGTCGGCCGCAATCGCGCTAAGCAAACGCGTGCTCAACGGCGGACCGAGCGAATTGAACGACTATCTGAACTTCCTCAAAGGTGGTTGCTCGAAGTATCCGCTCGACCTGCTTCGCGACGCCGGCGTCGATATGGAGCAACCCGAAGCGGTCGAAACGGCCCTGACCCACTTTGAAGGGTTGGTCGACGAGTTGGAAGGCTTGCTGTAA
- a CDS encoding vWA domain-containing protein has translation MKQPYRPGGVIHTYQKYDPQRFPSPTQEPPDLVSPAMEHMLMYGEMRELTPEELARAIKLDPSQIAGLGPNLDALIKMLQERKRKILETYETDSVQKKARKNYYKTAKQIDYPKGKLGDAARAAVDQEQIYSLERLWYLADDARSPLAGELVHLIERLGEKYEVDELAAKWDFTGRTSMTVPEAIAIKEELERIDELLKQLEEAKETAQIGVIDMSELEQFAEPGQMEQLMELQRQLEEYVKNMAEQQGLTGNNQGAFQITPQAFRIFQGKLLEKIFSNLEASRTGRHQGPILGEGAVELQQTKPYEFGDSITQMDIPQSMINAILRQEGQLPLRLKPEDIEIHKTRNSPKCATTVIMDMSGSMRYEGQYVNVKRMALALQGLIRSEYPGDYLQMLEMYSFAKPVKPGDVIGLLPKPVTLHDPVVRLRADMSDPNASEYRIPPHFTNIQHALQQSRLFLANQDTPNRQIILITDGLPTAHFEGSQLFLLYPPDPSTEAATLREGALCAREGITVNIFLIPSWSQTEEDVKFAYRLAQTSKGRVFFTAGRDLDRYVIWDYVNHKREIIG, from the coding sequence ATGAAACAACCCTACCGCCCCGGCGGCGTCATCCACACCTATCAAAAGTACGATCCGCAGCGGTTCCCCAGCCCAACGCAGGAACCGCCCGACCTCGTCTCGCCGGCGATGGAACATATGCTGATGTACGGCGAGATGCGCGAGCTGACGCCGGAAGAGCTGGCCCGTGCGATCAAGCTCGACCCGAGCCAGATCGCCGGTCTGGGGCCCAATCTTGATGCGCTGATCAAGATGCTCCAGGAGCGGAAGCGGAAGATCCTCGAAACGTACGAAACCGACAGCGTCCAAAAGAAGGCTCGCAAGAACTACTACAAGACCGCCAAGCAGATCGACTATCCGAAAGGAAAGCTGGGAGACGCCGCCCGAGCCGCCGTCGACCAAGAGCAAATCTATTCGCTAGAGCGTCTCTGGTACCTGGCCGATGACGCCCGATCACCGCTGGCCGGCGAGTTGGTTCACTTAATCGAACGCTTGGGCGAAAAGTACGAAGTTGACGAACTGGCGGCGAAGTGGGACTTCACCGGGCGAACGTCGATGACCGTGCCGGAAGCGATCGCCATCAAGGAAGAGCTGGAGCGAATCGACGAACTGCTGAAGCAGCTGGAAGAGGCGAAGGAAACGGCGCAGATCGGCGTGATCGACATGTCGGAACTGGAGCAGTTTGCCGAGCCGGGCCAGATGGAGCAGTTGATGGAGTTGCAGCGTCAGCTGGAAGAATACGTCAAGAACATGGCCGAGCAGCAAGGACTGACCGGCAACAATCAGGGCGCCTTCCAGATCACGCCGCAAGCGTTTCGCATCTTTCAGGGAAAGCTGCTGGAGAAGATTTTCTCGAATCTGGAAGCTTCGCGAACGGGCCGCCATCAAGGACCGATCCTCGGAGAAGGCGCCGTCGAATTACAGCAGACCAAGCCGTACGAGTTTGGCGACTCGATTACGCAGATGGACATCCCGCAGTCGATGATCAACGCCATCCTGCGTCAGGAAGGTCAGCTACCGCTGCGGCTGAAGCCGGAAGATATCGAGATCCACAAGACCCGCAACAGCCCCAAGTGCGCCACGACCGTGATCATGGATATGAGCGGCTCGATGCGGTACGAAGGGCAGTACGTCAACGTGAAGCGAATGGCGCTCGCGCTGCAAGGATTGATCCGCAGCGAGTACCCCGGCGACTATCTGCAGATGCTCGAGATGTACTCCTTCGCTAAGCCGGTCAAACCGGGAGACGTGATCGGGTTGTTGCCGAAACCCGTCACGCTGCACGATCCGGTCGTTCGCCTGCGGGCCGACATGAGCGACCCCAACGCCAGCGAATACCGAATCCCGCCCCACTTCACCAATATCCAGCACGCCCTACAGCAGTCGCGACTGTTCTTGGCCAATCAAGACACGCCCAACCGCCAGATCATCTTGATCACCGACGGATTGCCAACGGCCCACTTTGAAGGATCGCAGCTGTTCTTGCTTTACCCGCCTGACCCATCGACCGAAGCGGCGACGCTGCGCGAAGGCGCCCTGTGTGCCCGGGAAGGGATCACGGTCAACATCTTCCTGATCCCCAGCTGGTCGCAAACGGAAGAAGATGTGAAGTTCGCCTATCGCCTGGCGCAGACCAGCAAAGGAAGAGTCTTCTTCACCGCAGGACGAGATCTGGATAGGTACGTGATCTGGGACTACGTCAATCATAAACGCGAGATCATTGGGTAA
- a CDS encoding magnesium chelatase, which translates to MASESAPRAHKPHTLRELRDSGWKSKSVKDEIRDNFVRMLAAGETLFPGIVGYDDTVIPEINLALLAGHDMLFLGEKGQAKSRIMRMISRFLDEEIPYVDIPGCPVHEDPYHPISSVAKTYLATHDENQVPIAWWSRDDRYVERLAPGTKFADVIGEIDPAKLVGGVSMSTEDALHFGLIPRMHRGIFAMNELPELDELVQVGLFNMLEERDVQIRGYPVQFDIDLLLLFSANPATYNRSGKVIPQLKDRIGTVVHTHYPRERDLGIQIMQQEAAVDLDGDYPVVVPYFIREILEQITVCGRKSKYIDHQSGVSARFSIANYRTAVASARHRGVIVGEKPAVVRLSDLGHLYSSSLGKLELDMMGSHQMTERQVLDALVAEAVRIVFEEYVEQHGLEAIGDIFSRGVKIEVGDLLPSSQYADRLKHVPPIWDKAFELNASENEAMRASCVEFVLAGLHAIDRISRSQQHGRIEYEFE; encoded by the coding sequence ATGGCGTCTGAATCGGCCCCGCGGGCCCACAAGCCGCACACGCTGCGCGAGCTGCGCGACAGCGGTTGGAAATCGAAAAGCGTAAAAGATGAAATCCGCGATAACTTTGTGCGGATGCTCGCCGCCGGCGAGACGCTCTTTCCCGGCATCGTCGGCTATGACGATACGGTCATCCCCGAGATCAACCTGGCCCTACTGGCAGGGCACGACATGTTGTTTCTCGGCGAAAAGGGACAGGCGAAAAGTCGTATCATGCGGATGATCTCGCGGTTCTTAGACGAAGAGATTCCGTACGTCGACATCCCCGGCTGCCCGGTCCACGAAGATCCGTACCACCCAATCTCGTCGGTTGCCAAAACCTACCTGGCCACCCATGACGAAAACCAAGTGCCGATCGCCTGGTGGAGTCGCGACGATCGCTACGTCGAACGCCTGGCGCCAGGCACCAAGTTTGCCGACGTCATCGGCGAAATCGATCCGGCGAAGCTGGTTGGCGGGGTGAGCATGTCGACCGAAGACGCGCTCCACTTTGGTTTGATTCCCCGGATGCATCGCGGCATCTTTGCGATGAACGAACTGCCGGAGCTGGACGAACTGGTCCAGGTCGGCTTGTTCAACATGCTGGAAGAACGGGACGTGCAGATCCGCGGCTATCCCGTGCAGTTCGACATTGATCTGCTGCTCCTCTTCTCGGCCAACCCGGCGACGTACAACCGCAGCGGCAAAGTGATTCCGCAGCTGAAGGATCGCATCGGCACCGTGGTTCACACGCACTACCCGCGTGAACGCGATCTCGGCATCCAAATCATGCAGCAGGAAGCGGCCGTTGACCTGGATGGCGACTATCCGGTGGTGGTCCCGTACTTCATTCGCGAGATCCTTGAGCAGATCACCGTCTGCGGGCGAAAGAGCAAGTACATCGATCATCAGTCGGGCGTCAGCGCCCGGTTCAGTATCGCCAACTACCGCACTGCGGTCGCCAGTGCGCGGCATCGCGGCGTGATCGTTGGCGAAAAGCCGGCGGTCGTGCGGTTGTCGGACCTGGGGCATCTCTATTCGTCGTCACTCGGCAAGCTCGAACTCGACATGATGGGAAGCCATCAGATGACCGAGCGACAAGTCCTCGATGCGTTAGTCGCCGAGGCGGTCCGCATCGTCTTTGAGGAATACGTCGAACAGCACGGTCTGGAAGCGATCGGCGATATCTTCAGCCGCGGCGTGAAGATCGAAGTGGGAGACTTGCTCCCTTCGAGCCAATACGCCGATCGCCTGAAGCATGTGCCGCCGATCTGGGACAAGGCGTTTGAGCTGAACGCCTCGGAAAACGAAGCGATGCGGGCCTCCTGCGTCGAGTTTGTCCTGGCCGGTTTGCACGCCATAGATCGCATCTCCCGCTCGCAACAGCACGGGCGAATCGAGTACGAGTTTGAGTAG
- a CDS encoding WD40 repeat domain-containing protein, which translates to MPSKLFAVTLLLLCAAPVVAEEDRQVSYYRDVRPIFQAHCQGCHQPAKQGGDYVMTNFAQLIAGGESGEAAIVPGQPADSSLTAYVTPTDGKAEMPKGKPPLSETDRHTLNLWIAQGAKDDTPESAKAQFDQDHPPVYSLPPVLTSVEYSPDGKLLAVSGYHEVLLHHADGSGIAQRLVGMSERIESARFSPNGDKLVVAGGSPGRMGEFQMWDLQSGKLDFSLPVSHDTIYGGSWSPDGQQVAVGCGDNTVRVFSAATGEQQLFNGAHEDWALDTTFSKDGSHLVSVSRDMTMKLYEVKTERFIDNITSITPGALQGGIAAVMRHPTEDQLLIGGADGVPKIYKMFREKDRKIGDDFNLIRAFPAMPGRVYDVAFSPDATLVAAGSSNDQQGEIHLFNAADGKLLRKLDGQQGPVYSLAFSPDGKQLASVGFDGVVRVNLVEDGSLVRQFSAVPLTGQPVSAN; encoded by the coding sequence ATGCCGTCGAAGCTGTTCGCTGTCACGCTGCTGTTGCTTTGCGCTGCTCCTGTGGTCGCCGAGGAAGATCGCCAAGTCAGTTACTATCGTGACGTCCGGCCGATCTTTCAGGCACACTGCCAAGGCTGCCATCAACCGGCCAAGCAAGGGGGCGACTATGTCATGACCAACTTCGCCCAACTGATCGCCGGAGGCGAAAGTGGCGAGGCGGCGATTGTGCCGGGCCAGCCCGCCGACAGTTCGCTGACCGCCTACGTCACCCCGACCGACGGCAAAGCCGAGATGCCGAAAGGGAAACCTCCCCTCTCAGAGACCGATCGCCATACGCTCAACTTATGGATCGCCCAAGGCGCCAAAGACGACACGCCGGAGTCGGCCAAGGCCCAGTTTGATCAAGATCATCCGCCCGTCTATTCGCTGCCGCCGGTACTGACTTCGGTCGAGTACTCGCCCGATGGAAAACTGCTGGCCGTGTCGGGTTATCACGAGGTGCTGCTGCATCATGCCGATGGCAGCGGCATTGCCCAGCGCCTGGTCGGCATGTCGGAGCGAATCGAGTCGGCCCGCTTCTCACCCAATGGCGACAAGCTGGTCGTCGCCGGCGGTTCGCCTGGTCGTATGGGCGAGTTCCAGATGTGGGACTTGCAAAGCGGCAAGCTTGACTTCTCGCTCCCCGTTTCGCACGACACGATCTATGGCGGCAGTTGGTCCCCCGACGGCCAGCAAGTCGCCGTCGGCTGCGGCGACAACACGGTCCGCGTCTTCAGCGCGGCCACCGGTGAGCAACAACTGTTCAACGGCGCCCATGAAGACTGGGCCCTCGATACGACCTTCTCGAAAGATGGTTCACACCTGGTTTCGGTCAGTCGCGATATGACGATGAAGCTGTACGAGGTGAAGACCGAACGCTTTATCGACAACATCACCAGCATCACGCCGGGGGCGCTCCAAGGGGGGATCGCGGCGGTGATGCGGCATCCGACCGAAGATCAACTGCTGATCGGCGGCGCCGACGGCGTGCCGAAGATCTACAAGATGTTTCGTGAGAAAGATCGCAAGATCGGCGACGACTTCAACCTGATCCGCGCTTTCCCCGCCATGCCGGGCCGGGTATATGATGTCGCCTTCTCGCCCGACGCCACGCTGGTCGCCGCCGGTAGCAGCAACGATCAGCAAGGGGAAATCCACCTGTTTAACGCGGCAGATGGCAAACTGCTTCGCAAGCTGGACGGTCAGCAAGGGCCGGTCTACTCGCTCGCTTTCAGCCCTGACGGCAAGCAATTGGCCTCGGTTGGCTTTGACGGCGTCGTTCGCGTTAACCTGGTCGAAGATGGTTCGCTGGTGCGCCAGTTTTCGGCCGTTCCCCTCACCGGGCAACCTGTTTCGGCCAACTAA